In one window of Caballeronia sp. TF1N1 DNA:
- a CDS encoding LysR family transcriptional regulator, translating into MNDPADSLDIWLIRVLRTLLLERSVTQTAQRLNQTQPAISTALRRLREILNDPILVRGKQGMVPTEYGESLLAPAQRALREVEFVATPHGEFDPASSRRTFRLAAPDYLNDFFMPTLVAAFRDAAPNARLEIESLNPMRDHERALDEGEIDVMMANWTKPEPRFEKQDLFADVFVCLMRANHPLAREPLTVERYALAAHLAPTPYSGAKRHPIDIGLARAGVKRRIVATIPYFGLVPQVLLQSDLIFTAPRRFAQHYASMLPLAVLDSPVPFPRIKCYQLSLPQPDQPTDVAWLREMIASVSETLTGRKKNASIEELLSLAAK; encoded by the coding sequence ATGAACGATCCCGCCGACTCACTCGATATCTGGCTCATCCGCGTCTTGCGCACGCTGCTTCTGGAGCGCAGCGTGACGCAGACCGCGCAGCGGCTGAACCAGACGCAGCCGGCCATCAGCACCGCGCTGCGGCGGCTCCGCGAGATCCTCAACGACCCTATTCTCGTGCGCGGCAAGCAGGGCATGGTGCCGACCGAGTACGGCGAATCGCTGCTTGCGCCGGCGCAGCGCGCTTTGCGCGAAGTCGAATTCGTCGCGACACCGCACGGCGAATTCGATCCCGCGAGTTCGCGTCGCACTTTTCGCCTTGCCGCGCCGGATTATCTGAACGATTTCTTCATGCCGACGCTCGTCGCCGCCTTCCGCGATGCAGCGCCCAACGCGCGGCTCGAAATCGAATCGCTCAATCCGATGCGCGATCACGAACGCGCGCTCGACGAAGGCGAGATCGACGTGATGATGGCCAACTGGACCAAGCCCGAGCCGCGCTTCGAAAAGCAGGACCTTTTCGCCGACGTATTCGTCTGCCTGATGCGCGCGAACCATCCGCTCGCGCGCGAGCCGCTCACAGTCGAGCGCTACGCACTCGCCGCGCATCTCGCGCCGACGCCTTATAGCGGAGCGAAGCGGCATCCGATCGATATCGGCCTGGCGCGCGCGGGCGTGAAGCGGCGCATCGTCGCGACCATTCCGTACTTCGGACTCGTGCCGCAAGTGCTGCTGCAATCCGATCTGATCTTTACCGCACCGCGCCGTTTCGCGCAGCATTACGCGTCCATGCTGCCGCTTGCGGTGCTCGATTCGCCGGTGCCGTTTCCGCGCATCAAGTGCTATCAGCTCTCGCTGCCGCAACCCGATCAGCCGACAGACGTCGCATGGCTGCGCGAAATGATCGCGAGCGTCTCCGAGACGCTTACCGGGCGCAAGAAAAATGCAAGCATCGAAGAACTGCTGAGCCTCGCCGCCAAGTAG
- the xdhA gene encoding xanthine dehydrogenase small subunit, which produces MTQPIRFYHRNAIREVSGASTTRTVLQYLREDARCTGTKEGCAEGDCGACTVVIGEPDGAGGVAFKAVNACVQFLPTLDGRALFTVEDLRQPDGSLHPVQQALVDCHGSQCGFCTPGFAMSMFALYEKHGHATQGCAQACDKTRPSRQEISNALTGNLCRCTGYRPIIEAAEQMFDHAPLAPLNVEALARSLDGIARDDTFHYEHAGRQFDAPRTVDALAQLRAEKPTARILAGSTDVGLWVTKQLRDLGDIVYIGQIEALKHVETTEEWIEIGAGVSVERAYAELVKTYPELEETRQRFASLPIRNAGTLGGNVANGSPIGDSMPGLIALNARVVLMSVDGPREMPLEDLYIAYQKKDMAENEFVAAIRVPTRGGQRAKLQFRAYKLSKRFDSDISAVYAAFSFIADGDTIREPRLVFGGMAATPKRATHAESVLADAHWHEATAQAAMLALGKDYAPLTDMRASSDYRLDTAKSVLYRFWLETRPHNPMPKSKLDVRAIELVEVK; this is translated from the coding sequence ATGACCCAGCCGATCCGCTTTTACCATCGCAATGCGATCCGCGAAGTAAGCGGCGCGTCGACCACGCGCACCGTCCTGCAATACCTGCGCGAAGACGCGCGCTGCACCGGCACCAAGGAAGGTTGCGCCGAAGGGGATTGCGGCGCGTGCACGGTCGTCATCGGTGAACCGGACGGCGCGGGCGGCGTCGCGTTCAAGGCGGTCAACGCGTGCGTGCAGTTTCTGCCGACGCTCGACGGCCGCGCGCTCTTCACTGTCGAAGACCTGCGCCAGCCGGACGGTTCGCTGCATCCGGTGCAGCAGGCGCTCGTCGATTGTCACGGTTCGCAGTGCGGTTTTTGCACGCCCGGCTTTGCCATGTCGATGTTCGCGCTCTACGAAAAGCATGGTCATGCAACGCAAGGCTGTGCGCAGGCTTGCGACAAGACGCGGCCGTCGCGCCAGGAGATCAGCAACGCGCTGACCGGCAATCTGTGCCGCTGCACGGGGTATCGGCCGATCATCGAGGCTGCCGAGCAGATGTTCGATCACGCGCCGCTCGCGCCGTTGAACGTCGAGGCGCTGGCGCGTTCGCTCGACGGCATCGCGCGTGACGACACTTTCCACTACGAGCACGCGGGCCGCCAGTTCGACGCACCGCGCACCGTCGACGCGCTCGCGCAACTCAGAGCCGAAAAGCCTACAGCGCGCATTCTCGCGGGCAGCACGGACGTCGGCTTGTGGGTGACGAAGCAGTTGCGCGATCTCGGCGACATTGTCTATATCGGACAGATCGAGGCGCTCAAGCATGTCGAGACGACCGAGGAGTGGATCGAGATCGGCGCGGGCGTGTCGGTCGAGCGCGCGTATGCCGAACTCGTGAAGACGTATCCCGAACTCGAAGAGACGCGTCAGCGCTTCGCCTCGCTGCCCATCCGCAATGCGGGCACGCTCGGCGGCAATGTCGCCAACGGCTCGCCCATCGGCGATTCGATGCCCGGTCTCATCGCGTTGAACGCACGCGTCGTGTTGATGAGCGTCGATGGCCCGCGCGAGATGCCGCTCGAAGATCTCTACATCGCATATCAAAAGAAGGACATGGCGGAGAACGAGTTCGTCGCCGCCATCCGCGTGCCGACGCGCGGCGGCCAGCGCGCGAAGCTGCAATTTCGCGCCTATAAGCTCTCGAAGCGCTTCGACTCGGACATTTCCGCCGTGTACGCCGCGTTCTCGTTTATCGCGGATGGCGACACGATCCGCGAGCCGCGTCTCGTCTTCGGCGGCATGGCCGCGACACCCAAGCGCGCCACGCACGCCGAAAGCGTGCTCGCCGACGCGCACTGGCACGAAGCCACCGCGCAGGCCGCGATGCTCGCGCTTGGCAAGGACTACGCGCCGCTCACCGACATGCGCGCGAGCAGCGACTATCGGCTGGATACCGCGAAGAGCGTGCTGTATCGATTCTGGCTGGAGACGCGTCCGCACAATCCGATGCCCAAGTCGAAGCTGGATGTGCGTGCAATCGAACTCGTCGAAGTGAAGTAA
- a CDS encoding addiction module antidote protein, which produces MTPTKIKTRPWDSVEHLKTEEDLAEYFDACLQEGGDDSAFIAHALGVIARARGMAQLARDTGISREGLYKALSEDGNPSFATILKVVKALGLQLHGSKAGA; this is translated from the coding sequence ATGACCCCAACCAAGATCAAAACTCGTCCCTGGGACTCGGTCGAGCACCTTAAGACCGAGGAGGACCTTGCTGAGTATTTCGATGCATGTCTTCAAGAAGGCGGCGACGATTCCGCGTTTATTGCACACGCGCTAGGCGTGATTGCGCGAGCGCGCGGCATGGCGCAGTTGGCGCGCGATACAGGCATCAGCCGCGAAGGGCTTTACAAAGCGCTATCGGAAGACGGCAACCCCAGCTTCGCAACCATCCTCAAAGTAGTCAAAGCGCTCGGCCTGCAATTGCATGGCTCGAAAGCCGGCGCCTGA
- the xdhB gene encoding xanthine dehydrogenase molybdopterin binding subunit gives MNQQAEAFLAEAQSLANEADDFKQVHVSRPHESAHLHVSGRASYTDDIPVVAGTLHAALGMSPKAHAKIVSMNFDAVRATPGVVAVFTAEDIPGVNDCGPIIHDDPVLAPGIVQYVGQPMFIVVATSHDTARLAARRANIEYEELPAVLTAEDARKAESYVLNPLKLSRGDAASRLQKAAHHERGAMKLGGQEQFYLEGQIAYAVPKDDDGMHVYCSTQHPTEMQHLVAHVLGVHSHNVLVECRRMGGGFGGKESQSGIFACCASLAAWKLLCPVKLRPDRDDDMMITGKRHDFQYDFEVGYDDRGVIDGVALDMTSRCGFSADLSGPVMTRAVCHFDNAYWLADVKIEGYCGKTNTQSNTAFRGFGGPQGAFAIEYIMDNIARSVGRDSLDVRFDNLYGKTENNKTPYGQTVEDNVLQELIGELAESSEYRRRREAVREFNANNEILKKGLALTPVKFGIAFNVTHFNQAGALVHIYTDGSMLVNHGGTEMGQGLNTKVAQVVAHELGVDFGRVRVTATDTSKVANTSATAASTGTDLNGKAAQDAARQLRERLAKFAAEKFGGGKVEASQVRFANDRVIVGEDVIPFGEIVQKAYLARVQLWSDGFYATPKLYWDQATMQGRPFFYYSYGAAVAEVVIDTLTGEMRVLRADALHDVGASLNPALDIGQVEGAFVQGMGWLTTEELWWNQNGKLMTHAPSTYKIPTINDMPPDFRVSLFKNRNAEDSIHRSKAVGEPPLLLPFSVFFAIRDAVSAVGDHKVNPPLNAPATAEEILKAVNAVRSART, from the coding sequence ATGAACCAACAAGCCGAAGCCTTTCTCGCCGAAGCACAGTCGCTCGCCAACGAAGCCGACGATTTCAAGCAGGTCCACGTTTCGCGTCCGCACGAGTCGGCGCATCTGCATGTGAGCGGGCGCGCGAGCTATACGGACGACATTCCCGTCGTCGCGGGCACGCTGCACGCCGCGCTCGGCATGAGTCCGAAGGCGCACGCGAAGATCGTGTCGATGAACTTCGACGCCGTGCGCGCCACTCCCGGTGTCGTGGCCGTCTTCACCGCCGAGGACATCCCGGGCGTGAACGACTGCGGCCCGATCATCCACGACGATCCGGTGCTCGCGCCGGGTATCGTGCAATACGTCGGGCAGCCGATGTTCATCGTCGTCGCGACGTCGCATGATACGGCGAGGCTCGCGGCGCGTCGCGCGAACATCGAATACGAGGAATTGCCGGCCGTGCTGACCGCCGAAGACGCGCGCAAAGCCGAATCCTACGTGCTGAATCCGCTCAAGCTCTCGCGCGGCGATGCAGCGAGCCGTCTGCAAAAAGCCGCGCATCACGAACGCGGCGCGATGAAGCTCGGCGGTCAGGAACAGTTCTATCTCGAAGGACAGATCGCGTATGCCGTGCCGAAGGACGACGACGGCATGCACGTGTACTGCTCGACGCAGCATCCGACCGAAATGCAGCATCTGGTGGCGCACGTGCTCGGCGTGCATTCGCACAACGTGCTGGTCGAATGCCGGCGCATGGGCGGCGGCTTTGGCGGCAAGGAATCGCAGTCGGGCATTTTCGCGTGCTGCGCTTCGCTTGCCGCGTGGAAGCTCTTGTGCCCGGTGAAGCTGCGTCCGGACCGCGACGACGACATGATGATCACCGGCAAGCGCCATGACTTCCAGTACGACTTCGAAGTCGGCTACGACGATCGCGGCGTGATCGACGGCGTCGCGCTCGACATGACATCGCGTTGCGGTTTCTCGGCGGACCTTTCCGGCCCGGTGATGACGCGCGCGGTCTGCCACTTCGACAATGCGTACTGGCTCGCGGATGTGAAGATCGAAGGCTATTGCGGCAAGACCAACACGCAGTCGAACACCGCGTTTCGCGGCTTCGGCGGGCCGCAGGGCGCGTTCGCCATCGAGTACATTATGGACAACATCGCACGGTCGGTCGGTCGCGATTCGCTGGATGTGCGCTTCGACAATCTGTACGGCAAAACGGAAAACAACAAGACGCCTTACGGACAAACCGTCGAAGACAACGTGCTGCAGGAGTTGATTGGTGAACTGGCCGAGTCGAGCGAGTATCGGCGTCGCCGCGAAGCCGTGCGCGAGTTCAATGCGAACAACGAGATCCTGAAGAAAGGGCTGGCGCTGACGCCGGTGAAGTTCGGCATCGCGTTCAACGTGACGCACTTCAATCAGGCCGGCGCACTGGTTCATATCTATACCGATGGCTCGATGCTCGTGAACCACGGCGGCACCGAGATGGGCCAGGGTTTGAACACGAAGGTCGCGCAGGTGGTCGCGCATGAGCTCGGCGTGGATTTCGGCCGCGTGCGCGTGACGGCGACCGACACCAGCAAGGTGGCGAATACATCGGCGACGGCGGCTTCCACCGGCACCGATCTGAACGGCAAGGCCGCGCAGGACGCCGCGCGTCAACTGCGCGAGCGGCTTGCGAAATTCGCGGCGGAAAAGTTCGGCGGCGGCAAAGTGGAAGCGTCGCAAGTGCGCTTTGCGAACGACCGCGTGATCGTCGGGGAAGATGTCATTCCGTTCGGCGAGATCGTGCAGAAGGCCTACCTCGCGCGCGTGCAGTTGTGGTCCGACGGCTTTTACGCCACGCCCAAGCTCTACTGGGATCAGGCGACCATGCAGGGCCGTCCGTTCTTCTACTACTCGTATGGCGCGGCGGTCGCGGAAGTGGTGATCGACACGCTCACGGGCGAAATGCGCGTGCTGCGCGCGGATGCCTTGCACGACGTGGGCGCATCGCTGAATCCGGCGCTCGATATTGGCCAGGTCGAAGGCGCGTTCGTGCAGGGCATGGGCTGGCTCACGACCGAGGAACTCTGGTGGAATCAGAACGGCAAGCTGATGACGCACGCGCCGTCCACCTACAAGATTCCGACGATCAACGACATGCCGCCTGATTTTCGCGTGTCGCTCTTCAAGAACCGCAACGCGGAAGACAGCATTCATCGCTCGAAGGCGGTGGGCGAGCCGCCGTTGCTGCTGCCGTTTTCGGTGTTCTTCGCGATTCGCGACGCTGTATCCGCCGTGGGCGATCACAAGGTGAATCCGCCGCTGAACGCGCCCGCGACCGCCGAAGAGATTCTTAAGGCAGTGAACGCGGTGAGGAGCGCACGGACATGA
- a CDS encoding 2-hydroxychromene-2-carboxylate isomerase, which yields MSAAHANGPGQPYFFFDFISPFSYLLLEQHEKWPDMPFEFVPVQLLKLLDRWGQPHAATIPSKRVFTYRHALFRAEQLGIPFKMPPAHPFDPLKALRLAVIAKGDLVCVREIFRYIWREGRDPSTPEGFRGLCERVGMPEAETRVEDEDIKAKLRENTDRAVAMGVFGVPTFVVNDQLFWGEDTLPMVLYVARSPNWLDGAEVKRISALPVAPRDADFS from the coding sequence ATGAGCGCAGCACATGCCAACGGCCCTGGCCAGCCGTACTTTTTCTTCGATTTCATATCGCCGTTCTCGTATCTGCTGCTGGAGCAACACGAAAAGTGGCCCGACATGCCGTTCGAGTTCGTGCCGGTGCAGTTGTTGAAGCTGCTCGACCGCTGGGGACAGCCGCACGCCGCGACCATTCCGTCGAAGCGCGTGTTTACGTATCGGCATGCGCTCTTTCGCGCCGAGCAGCTTGGCATTCCGTTCAAGATGCCACCCGCGCATCCTTTCGATCCGCTCAAGGCGCTGCGGCTCGCGGTAATCGCAAAGGGCGATCTCGTCTGCGTGCGCGAAATCTTCCGCTATATCTGGCGCGAAGGACGCGATCCGTCGACGCCAGAAGGCTTTCGCGGCTTGTGCGAGCGGGTCGGCATGCCCGAAGCGGAAACGCGCGTCGAAGACGAAGACATCAAGGCGAAGCTGCGCGAGAACACCGACCGCGCCGTCGCGATGGGCGTCTTTGGCGTGCCGACGTTCGTCGTCAACGACCAGCTCTTCTGGGGCGAAGACACCTTGCCGATGGTGCTTTACGTCGCGCGCTCGCCGAACTGGCTCGATGGCGCCGAAGTGAAACGCATCAGCGCGCTGCCGGTCGCGCCGCGAGACGCGGACTTCAGCTGA
- a CDS encoding BON domain-containing protein, translated as MKAVDLLKALGVVVCVAVASSAYAQASDADATSAAPTKAQKSATKKTDRKLGYDVRRALSKAQGFDVSNVFVRARSGAVVLSGTVPEGGQIAQAEEVAKGVPGVKSVSNKISLGVQNGGG; from the coding sequence ATGAAAGCTGTCGATCTGTTGAAGGCGCTGGGCGTGGTGGTGTGCGTGGCCGTGGCGTCGAGCGCTTATGCTCAAGCGAGCGATGCGGACGCCACGTCGGCCGCGCCGACCAAGGCTCAGAAATCGGCGACCAAGAAGACCGACCGCAAGCTCGGCTACGACGTGCGCCGTGCGTTGTCGAAGGCGCAAGGCTTCGACGTGTCCAACGTATTCGTACGCGCGCGCTCCGGCGCTGTCGTGCTCTCGGGCACCGTGCCGGAAGGCGGCCAGATCGCCCAGGCAGAAGAAGTGGCCAAGGGCGTTCCGGGCGTGAAGTCGGTTTCCAACAAGATTTCGCTCGGCGTTCAGAACGGCGGAGGCTAA
- a CDS encoding AraC family transcriptional regulator has protein sequence MDALDRLIQLARLSGALDLRCLLAGPLELDHAPGAPGEALYHVVLEGACTVERKGHASVALNAGDIFMLPRADAHVVSVGPVDASEKIGAMTSRDNGAITVRTNVDGREAALDLLCGRFLYAPRALLIDVLPDFVHVSFTNASAPYLGPLVAAMRREAEEAQPGAPSIVTALSTALFTMVLRAWLTEQPSLAGVLGLLANRRLGAAVIAMLERPADPWTLEMLAKEAAMSRATFMRAFSAHSDSSPLALLSHVRMQLASTMLMHTRKSVADVAADVGYQSEAAFSKRFKELYGVAPGRFRQTNGLS, from the coding sequence ATGGACGCCCTCGATCGACTCATTCAGCTTGCGCGCCTTTCCGGTGCGCTCGATCTCCGCTGCCTGCTTGCCGGGCCGCTCGAACTCGACCACGCGCCGGGTGCGCCAGGTGAGGCGCTCTATCACGTCGTGCTGGAAGGTGCGTGCACGGTAGAGCGCAAGGGGCATGCAAGCGTCGCGTTGAACGCGGGCGATATCTTCATGCTGCCGCGCGCCGATGCACACGTGGTGAGCGTCGGTCCCGTCGATGCGAGCGAGAAAATCGGCGCCATGACTTCGCGCGATAACGGCGCCATCACGGTGCGGACCAATGTGGACGGTCGGGAAGCGGCGCTGGATTTGTTGTGCGGACGCTTTCTGTATGCGCCGCGCGCCCTTCTCATCGACGTGTTGCCCGACTTCGTGCACGTGTCGTTCACAAATGCATCGGCGCCCTATCTCGGGCCGCTCGTCGCGGCGATGCGGCGCGAGGCGGAGGAAGCGCAGCCCGGAGCGCCGTCGATCGTCACGGCGCTCTCCACCGCGCTTTTCACGATGGTGCTGCGTGCATGGCTCACCGAGCAGCCGTCGCTCGCGGGCGTGCTGGGCTTGCTGGCGAACCGGCGTCTGGGCGCGGCGGTGATCGCCATGCTCGAACGGCCTGCCGATCCGTGGACGCTCGAAATGCTGGCGAAGGAAGCGGCGATGTCGCGCGCCACCTTCATGCGCGCGTTCTCGGCGCATTCGGACAGCTCGCCGCTCGCGTTGCTGAGCCACGTTCGCATGCAGCTTGCGAGCACCATGCTCATGCACACGAGGAAAAGCGTCGCGGATGTCGCCGCGGACGTCGGCTATCAGTCCGAGGCGGCTTTCTCGAAGCGATTCAAGGAGTTGTACGGCGTGGCGCCCGGTCGTTTCCGGCAGACGAACGGCCTGAGCTGA
- the xdhC gene encoding xanthine dehydrogenase accessory protein XdhC, which translates to MMHIVLFGAGHVGHALVKVLGTLPCVVQWVDARDELFPDEVPANVQVEATDLPDAIVDEAPAGAYFIVMTHDHSLDFSLTQRIMRREDFAYFGLIGSKTKRVKFERRLMERGLSAERLPEITCPIGVEGIVDKAPGSIALAVAAQLLRVREMTARLGLPALKAARLAA; encoded by the coding sequence ATGATGCATATCGTTCTGTTCGGCGCGGGTCACGTCGGCCACGCGCTCGTGAAAGTGCTCGGCACGCTGCCGTGCGTCGTCCAATGGGTCGACGCACGCGACGAACTTTTCCCCGACGAGGTCCCCGCGAACGTGCAGGTCGAAGCCACGGATCTGCCCGACGCCATCGTCGATGAAGCGCCGGCGGGCGCGTATTTCATCGTGATGACGCACGATCACTCGCTCGATTTTTCGTTGACGCAGCGGATCATGCGCCGCGAGGACTTTGCGTACTTCGGCCTGATCGGCTCGAAGACCAAGCGCGTGAAGTTCGAGCGGCGCCTGATGGAGCGCGGGCTTTCGGCGGAGCGTCTGCCGGAAATCACGTGTCCGATCGGCGTCGAGGGAATCGTCGATAAAGCGCCGGGTTCGATCGCGCTGGCGGTGGCGGCGCAGTTGCTGCGCGTGAGGGAAATGACGGCGCGGCTCGGTTTGCCGGCGCTCAAGGCGGCGCGGTTGGCCGCCTGA
- a CDS encoding type II toxin-antitoxin system RelE/ParE family toxin, which yields MTSRLNIRTTELFDDWFVALKDRIAKRRIQARIDRLASGNPGDTNSAGSPVIEMRIDHGPGYRVYYVHRGDVLVILLCGGDKSTQDRDIKSAHAMLPHLDME from the coding sequence ATGACTTCCAGGCTTAACATTCGGACCACGGAGCTTTTTGACGACTGGTTCGTTGCATTGAAGGACCGCATCGCAAAACGCCGAATTCAAGCTCGTATCGACCGACTCGCGTCGGGCAATCCAGGCGACACAAACTCGGCCGGCTCACCGGTGATTGAAATGCGGATCGATCATGGACCAGGCTATCGTGTTTATTACGTTCATCGTGGAGACGTGCTGGTGATCCTGCTATGTGGGGGCGATAAGTCGACTCAAGACAGAGACATCAAGTCCGCACACGCCATGCTGCCTCACCTTGACATGGAGTAA
- a CDS encoding TAXI family TRAP transporter solute-binding subunit: protein MIQPPGHQPEDPAHKATGRKPQRIVARFVAISWRDLALTFGPILLVSIAALYLAVRLIQPAPPSTLTIAAGPKGSSFWNSAQKYKAILARNRVTLNVLETQGSLDNLTRLEDPKSDVDVGFVQGGMTPDAASDQHANLESLGSVSYVPLAVFYRGATVTRLSELKGKRLAIGAEGSGTRALALTLLKANGIEPGGDTELLPLAGDKAAAALEDGTIDAVFLTGDSAQPPTMAKLLRTSGIRFMDFTQADAYARRFPYLTEIELPMGAFDFARNLPPRAVHTIAPTAELVARDSLHPALSDLLIEAAREVHSRANLLQRANEFPAPLVHEFRISDNAERYYKSGKSFIYRTLPFWMASLADRVLVVLVPLIVVLIPGLRLVPGLYRWRVKSRIYKWYGALIAIEREAISGPDTAQRDALIDRIDAIESAVNRMKMPLAFADQFYVLREHIGFVRERLAHAPVAETEPRREPAQADSEPSST from the coding sequence ATGATTCAACCTCCAGGACACCAACCCGAAGACCCTGCTCATAAAGCCACGGGACGCAAGCCGCAGAGGATCGTCGCGCGCTTCGTCGCGATCTCCTGGCGCGATCTCGCGCTGACCTTCGGTCCGATTCTGCTCGTCAGTATCGCGGCGCTCTATCTTGCCGTGCGGCTGATCCAGCCCGCGCCGCCAAGCACGCTGACGATAGCGGCAGGCCCCAAGGGCAGCTCGTTCTGGAACAGCGCGCAGAAGTACAAGGCAATCCTCGCGCGCAACCGCGTCACGCTCAACGTGCTGGAAACGCAAGGCTCGCTCGACAACCTCACGCGTCTCGAAGATCCAAAATCCGACGTGGATGTCGGTTTCGTGCAAGGCGGCATGACGCCGGACGCGGCGAGCGATCAGCACGCAAATCTGGAATCGCTCGGCAGCGTGTCGTATGTGCCGCTCGCCGTGTTTTATCGTGGCGCGACCGTCACGCGCTTGTCCGAACTGAAGGGCAAGCGGCTCGCCATCGGCGCGGAAGGCAGCGGCACGCGCGCGCTTGCGCTCACGCTTCTGAAGGCGAATGGCATCGAGCCGGGCGGCGATACCGAACTGTTGCCGCTCGCCGGCGACAAGGCCGCGGCCGCGCTCGAAGACGGCACGATCGACGCCGTGTTCCTGACGGGCGATTCCGCGCAACCGCCGACGATGGCCAAGCTCCTGCGCACATCTGGCATCCGTTTCATGGACTTCACTCAAGCCGATGCCTACGCGCGCCGCTTCCCCTATCTCACCGAAATCGAACTGCCGATGGGTGCATTCGATTTCGCCCGCAATCTGCCGCCGCGCGCCGTTCACACCATTGCGCCGACGGCCGAACTGGTGGCGCGCGACAGTCTGCATCCCGCGCTCTCGGATCTTTTGATCGAAGCGGCGCGCGAAGTGCACAGCCGCGCCAACCTGCTGCAGCGCGCAAACGAGTTTCCCGCGCCGCTCGTCCACGAATTTCGCATCAGCGACAACGCCGAGCGCTATTACAAGTCGGGCAAGAGCTTTATCTACCGGACGCTGCCGTTCTGGATGGCGAGTCTCGCGGATCGCGTGCTGGTCGTGCTGGTGCCGTTGATCGTCGTGCTCATTCCGGGCTTGCGGCTGGTGCCGGGGCTTTATCGCTGGCGCGTGAAATCTCGTATCTACAAGTGGTATGGCGCGCTCATTGCAATCGAACGGGAAGCGATCAGCGGCCCGGACACCGCGCAGCGCGACGCCCTGATCGACCGGATCGACGCGATCGAATCGGCGGTCAATCGCATGAAAATGCCGCTTGCCTTCGCCGATCAGTTCTACGTGCTGCGAGAACATATCGGCTTCGTGCGCGAACGGCTCGCGCATGCGCCCGTCGCCGAAACGGAGCCGCGCCGTGAACCGGCGCAGGCAGACAGCGAGCCGAGCAGCACGTAA
- a CDS encoding MFS transporter, with translation MSTQPATAPQGDFAVTLRIVSVVVYTFLCYLTIGIPLAVLPGFVHTDLGYGSVMAGAAISVQYFATLLSRPLAGRSADTAGPKQTVLYGLVACAISGAMLLTSALATQWHAVSLVLLVIARLVLGVGESLVGTGSITWGIGRVGVSHNAKVISWNGIATYGALAIGAPLGVAIDNSLGFSALALIVIALGGLGYWLAKRMESVPVVHGERMSYRSVFFRVLPHGIGLALGSAGFGSIATFITLFYAAHNWPHAALSLTVFGTTFVGARLLFANTIKVYGGFRVAIVSFCFECAGLLMLWLAAEPTFALAGAALTGFGFALVFPALGVEAVGLVPPASRGAALSAYSVFLDLSLGLTGPLAGYVAGEFGYGSVFLFAALAAALAVGLSVALYMRGGRGLGGPATA, from the coding sequence ATGTCCACCCAACCCGCCACCGCGCCGCAAGGCGACTTCGCCGTCACGCTTCGAATCGTGTCGGTCGTCGTGTACACGTTCCTTTGCTATCTGACCATCGGCATCCCGCTGGCGGTCTTGCCGGGCTTCGTGCACACGGATCTGGGCTACGGCTCGGTGATGGCGGGCGCCGCGATCAGCGTTCAGTACTTCGCCACCTTGTTGTCGCGGCCGCTCGCCGGTCGTTCAGCCGATACCGCCGGCCCCAAGCAAACCGTGCTCTACGGTCTCGTGGCCTGCGCGATCAGCGGCGCAATGCTCCTGACCTCCGCGCTCGCGACGCAGTGGCATGCGGTGAGTCTCGTGCTGCTGGTGATCGCGCGGCTCGTGCTCGGAGTCGGCGAAAGTCTCGTCGGCACGGGATCGATCACGTGGGGAATCGGCCGCGTGGGCGTCTCGCACAACGCGAAAGTGATTTCGTGGAACGGTATTGCGACATATGGCGCGCTGGCCATCGGCGCGCCGCTCGGCGTGGCGATCGACAATTCGCTGGGCTTTTCCGCGCTTGCGCTCATCGTGATCGCGCTGGGCGGCCTCGGTTACTGGCTCGCGAAGCGCATGGAAAGCGTGCCGGTGGTGCATGGCGAGCGCATGTCGTACCGCAGCGTGTTCTTCCGCGTGCTGCCGCACGGGATTGGGCTTGCGCTGGGTTCGGCGGGCTTCGGTTCCATTGCGACTTTCATCACCCTCTTCTATGCCGCGCACAACTGGCCGCACGCGGCGCTCTCGCTCACGGTGTTCGGCACGACGTTCGTCGGCGCGAGGCTTTTGTTCGCCAACACGATCAAGGTGTATGGCGGCTTCCGTGTGGCGATCGTCTCGTTCTGTTTCGAATGCGCGGGCTTGCTGATGCTATGGCTCGCAGCCGAGCCGACCTTCGCGCTGGCAGGCGCTGCGTTGACCGGCTTCGGCTTCGCGCTCGTGTTTCCGGCGCTGGGCGTCGAGGCGGTGGGGCTCGTGCCGCCGGCTTCGCGCGGCGCGGCGTTGTCGGCCTACTCGGTGTTTCTGGACTTGTCGCTGGGATTGACCGGGCCTTTGGCGGGTTATGTCGCTGGCGAGTTTGGATACGGGTCGGTGTTCTTGTTTGCCGCGCTGGCTGCGGCGTTGGCGGTGGGCTTGTCGGTGGCGCTTTATATGCGTGGCGGGCGCGGTCTGGGTGGGCCCGCGACGGCGTGA